Proteins encoded by one window of Amblyraja radiata isolate CabotCenter1 unplaced genomic scaffold, sAmbRad1.1.pri scaffold_743_ctg1, whole genome shotgun sequence:
- the LOC116970321 gene encoding sodium channel protein type 8 subunit alpha-like, protein MAAHMLAPPGPDSLHLFTRESLANIEQRIAEEKNKKPAKQDSSHRDDDDENKLKPNSDLEAGRSLPFIYGECPSKCIAEPLEDLDPFYINQKVI, encoded by the coding sequence ATGGCAGCGCATATGCTTGCACCGCCAGGTCCTGATAGCCTCCATCTTTTCACCCGCGAGTCTCTGGCTAACATTGAGCAACGGATCGCTGAAGAGAAGAATAAAAAACCTGCCAAGCAAGACAGCAGTCACCGCGATGACGATGATGAAAACAAGCTTAAGCCAAACAGCGACCTTGAAGCTGGCAGAAGTTTGCCGTTTATTTACGGTGAATGCCCTTCCAAATGCATTGCTGAACCATTGGAGGACTTGGACCCTTTTTATATAAATCAGAAA